The proteins below are encoded in one region of Segatella copri:
- a CDS encoding T9SS type A sorting domain-containing protein, which translates to MKRTLLSILTIAMLALSVPSDAMANEGNIEWADLDVADINLNYAGGVMHITGASGQVVRIYNVAGVTIKTFRIEGNDKRVNLPLADGIYIVKVGNTFTRKICVKH; encoded by the coding sequence GACTTTACTTTCAATATTGACAATTGCAATGTTAGCACTTTCTGTTCCTTCGGATGCTATGGCCAACGAGGGAAACATAGAATGGGCAGACCTTGATGTGGCAGATATCAACTTGAACTATGCTGGGGGCGTGATGCATATCACAGGCGCTAGCGGGCAAGTGGTGAGAATATATAATGTGGCAGGTGTTACTATCAAGACCTTCCGCATAGAAGGTAATGACAAGCGCGTAAACTTGCCATTGGCTGATGGTATCTATATTGTAAAGGTGGGGAATACCTTTACGCGCAAAATTTGCGTAAAGCATTAA